A genomic region of Melanotaenia boesemani isolate fMelBoe1 chromosome 13, fMelBoe1.pri, whole genome shotgun sequence contains the following coding sequences:
- the LOC121652386 gene encoding CMRF35-like molecule 7 — protein MTRKRRKPSLDVRYFCFIFVLFSHTMKTARIFVSLFNALVLSLLLLPEHNVTSAQLSAPDEVTGPLSGSVTISCQYDLKFQENTKYWCKGPIYDFCKIVVKTPRNRPNSRSSIVDTGAGVFTVTMTLLTESDEDTYWCVIARGRRNVHKGVKLFISKTVTIPSSTTESNLLLKVAELERDWWAILRWILFFIMLGCLASTHIAVWWIKAARSM, from the exons ATGACAAGGAAAAGAAGGAAGCCCTCACTTGATGTACGTTACTTCTGCTTCATATTTGTGCTTTTCAGCCACACCATGAAGACTGCAAGGATATTTGTCAGCCTCTTTAATG CTCTGGTGCTCAGTCTCTTGCTGTTACCTGAGCATAATGTGACCTCAGCTCAGCTGTCGGCTCCAGATGAAGTGACAGGACCTCTCAGTGGTTCGGTGACAATTTCTTGTCAGTATGACCTTAAATTCCAAGAAAATACAAAGTACTGGTGCAAAGGACCAATATATGATTTCTGTAAGATAGTAGTGAAAACACCCAGGAACCGACCTAATAGCAGAAGCTCCATCGTTGATACGGGAGCAGGAGTCTTCACTGTAACAATGACTTTGCTCACAGAAAGTGATGAAGATACATACTGGTGTGTTATTGccagaggaagaagaaatgtCCATAAAGGTGTGAAGCTCTTCATCTCCAAAACAG TGACAATTCCATCCAGCACAACAGAGAGTAATTTATTACTGAAAGTGGCAGAACTTGAAAGAGA TTGGTGGGCGATTCTGCGTTGGATCCTCTTTTTTATAATGCTGGGTTGTTTAGCATCAACACATATTGCTGTGTGGTGGATAAAAGCTGCAAGGAGCATGTAG